A genomic window from Flavobacterium azooxidireducens includes:
- the paaC gene encoding 1,2-phenylacetyl-CoA epoxidase subunit PaaC, with product MNNNLVQYIFSIADNSLILGQRLGELCGHGPSLETDIAMTNISLDLFGQVRSYYQYAAKLIGNDETEDTIAFLRKERDYKNVLLVEQPNRDFAYSIGRQFLFDVYHLLLLQELQNSSDATLSAIAKKSIKEVSYHTRFSSDWIRRLGDGTEESHNRIQTALNDLWVFTDELFLQTDAEKAMVSEGIGVDVSQLKDAFHKKVSTILEESTLQTPTIEYFQKGGKNGIHSEHMGYILTELQYMQRTYPNMTW from the coding sequence ATGAATAACAATTTAGTTCAATATATTTTCAGCATAGCCGACAACTCATTGATTTTAGGTCAACGTCTAGGTGAACTATGCGGTCACGGCCCAAGTTTAGAAACCGACATTGCAATGACCAACATTTCCCTTGATTTATTCGGTCAAGTGCGAAGTTACTATCAATATGCCGCCAAACTAATTGGTAACGATGAAACGGAAGACACAATCGCTTTTCTTCGAAAAGAACGAGATTACAAAAACGTCCTTTTGGTAGAACAACCCAATCGTGATTTTGCCTATTCCATCGGACGACAATTTTTATTTGATGTGTATCATTTATTGTTGCTGCAAGAATTGCAGAATAGTTCAGACGCAACATTATCGGCAATAGCTAAAAAAAGCATTAAAGAAGTTTCCTATCACACCCGATTTTCATCCGATTGGATTAGAAGATTAGGCGACGGAACAGAAGAAAGTCACAACCGAATCCAAACTGCCCTCAATGATTTATGGGTTTTTACAGATGAACTATTTCTTCAAACCGATGCTGAAAAAGCAATGGTTTCAGAAGGAATTGGAGTCGATGTAAGTCAGTTAAAAGATGCTTTTCATAAAAAAGTAAGCACTATTTTAGAAGAATCAACATTACAAACACCAACCATTGAATATTTCCAAAAAGGAGGAAAAAATGGAATACACAGTGAACATATGGGTTATATTCTAACCGAATTACAATATATGCAACGCACGTATCCAAATATGACTTGGTAA
- a CDS encoding enoyl-CoA hydratase-related protein, translated as MTNSIELKINNKVAFISLNRPEVFNSFNREMALSLQKILADCSTDNSVRAIVITGNGKAFCAGQDLKEVTDPDLNPGFRKILEEHYNPIIQKIRTIEKPIVAAVNGVAAGAGANIALACDIVLASENASFIQAFSKIGLIPDSAGTFFLPRLIGFQKASALMMLGDKVSAVEAEKLGMVYKVISPESFLEEVTKIAETLAEMPTKAIGLTKRLLNQSMTNNLEQQLASESDLQIEASSSNDYKEGVTAFVEKRKPQFNGN; from the coding sequence ATGACCAATTCAATCGAATTAAAAATAAACAACAAAGTAGCCTTCATCTCATTGAATAGGCCAGAAGTATTCAATAGTTTCAACCGTGAGATGGCATTGTCTTTACAAAAAATATTAGCGGATTGTTCAACTGATAATTCCGTTCGAGCCATCGTCATTACCGGAAACGGGAAAGCCTTTTGTGCCGGACAAGATTTAAAAGAAGTCACAGATCCGGACTTAAATCCCGGTTTCAGAAAAATTCTGGAAGAACATTACAATCCAATTATTCAAAAAATCAGAACGATTGAAAAACCAATTGTTGCTGCGGTTAATGGCGTTGCTGCCGGAGCCGGAGCAAATATTGCTTTAGCTTGTGATATTGTTTTAGCTTCTGAAAATGCATCATTCATTCAAGCGTTCAGCAAAATCGGATTAATCCCTGATAGTGCAGGAACATTTTTCCTACCACGATTAATCGGATTTCAAAAAGCATCAGCTTTAATGATGTTAGGCGACAAAGTTTCCGCCGTTGAAGCAGAGAAATTAGGAATGGTTTACAAAGTAATTTCTCCTGAATCATTTTTAGAAGAAGTAACAAAAATAGCCGAAACATTAGCTGAAATGCCAACCAAAGCCATCGGTTTAACCAAAAGATTATTAAATCAGTCAATGACAAATAATTTAGAACAGCAATTAGCATCAGAATCAGATTTGCAAATTGAAGCGAGTTCATCCAACGATTACAAAGAAGGCGTAACCGCTTTTGTTGAAAAAAGAAAACCGCAATTTAATGGAAACTAA
- a CDS encoding 3-hydroxyacyl-CoA dehydrogenase NAD-binding domain-containing protein encodes METNLKIAVIGSGTMGSGIAQVVATAGCEVSLYDTNHTVLEKSKINLENTLSKLVEKSKIDETEKSRIINNISYATTFAELSHSDLVIEAIVENLDIKRKLFSELENYVSPETILASNTSSLSIASIAASCQKPDRVIGIHFFNPAPLMQLVEVIPAIQTSQEVVEQTVQTITDWKKVVAIAKDTPGFIVNRVARPFYSEALRIYEEGKADFATIDWAMKTIGGFRMGPFELMDFIGNDVNYTVTETVFTAFYFDPRYKPSFTQKRLSEAGFFGRKSGRGFYNYNSELPKPTEDNKLGQYIVDRILVMLINEAAEAFFLNIASAKDIDNAMTKGVNYPKGLLAWADEKGINWCVDKMDELYQEYHEDRYRCSPILRKMNKENARFY; translated from the coding sequence ATGGAAACTAATTTGAAAATAGCAGTTATCGGTTCAGGAACTATGGGTAGCGGTATCGCACAAGTAGTTGCTACAGCCGGTTGCGAAGTATCTCTCTATGACACCAATCACACGGTGTTAGAAAAGAGTAAAATCAACCTTGAAAACACCTTGTCCAAATTAGTTGAAAAGTCAAAAATTGATGAAACTGAAAAAAGCAGAATCATCAATAATATTTCGTACGCAACCACATTTGCCGAATTATCGCATTCCGATTTAGTCATCGAAGCCATTGTTGAAAATTTAGACATCAAACGAAAACTATTTTCAGAATTAGAAAATTATGTTTCACCCGAAACTATTTTAGCATCCAATACATCCTCATTATCAATCGCTTCCATCGCCGCATCTTGTCAAAAACCGGATCGTGTAATCGGAATTCATTTTTTCAACCCGGCTCCGCTTATGCAATTGGTTGAAGTCATTCCGGCCATTCAAACCAGTCAAGAAGTAGTAGAACAAACTGTTCAAACGATCACCGATTGGAAAAAAGTCGTTGCCATTGCAAAAGACACACCCGGATTTATTGTCAATCGTGTGGCTCGACCTTTTTATAGCGAAGCACTCCGAATTTATGAAGAAGGAAAAGCTGATTTCGCCACCATCGACTGGGCAATGAAAACCATCGGCGGATTCCGAATGGGACCATTTGAATTAATGGATTTCATCGGAAACGATGTCAATTACACCGTAACAGAAACTGTTTTCACCGCTTTTTATTTCGACCCAAGATACAAACCTTCTTTCACACAAAAACGACTTTCAGAAGCCGGTTTTTTTGGCAGAAAATCAGGAAGAGGTTTCTATAATTATAATTCAGAATTACCAAAACCAACCGAAGACAACAAATTAGGACAATACATCGTTGACAGAATTTTAGTGATGCTCATCAACGAAGCGGCCGAAGCTTTCTTTTTAAACATCGCTTCCGCCAAAGACATTGATAATGCGATGACCAAAGGAGTTAATTACCCAAAAGGATTACTCGCGTGGGCAGACGAAAAAGGAATCAATTGGTGTGTCGATAAAATGGATGAACTCTATCAAGAATACCACGAAGACCGCTACCGTTGCAGTCCGATTTTAAGAAAAATGAACAAAGAAAATGCAAGATTTTATTAA
- the paaD gene encoding 1,2-phenylacetyl-CoA epoxidase subunit PaaD, with translation MTEQIQHIDQKLFEILETVSDPEIPVLSIMEMGVVRSAKLQGGIVNVQITPTYSGCPAMDVIGDDIIKAFQEKGLEAKVELVLSPAWTTDWITPKGRQALEKYGIASPLNETADKEALLGNKKLVKCPQCGSFNTKLVSQFGSTACKAFFQCENCLEPFDYFKCLK, from the coding sequence ATGACAGAACAGATCCAACATATCGACCAAAAACTTTTCGAAATCCTCGAAACAGTTTCCGATCCGGAAATTCCGGTTCTATCGATAATGGAAATGGGTGTGGTGCGTTCTGCTAAATTACAAGGTGGAATCGTCAACGTTCAAATTACACCAACCTACAGCGGTTGTCCGGCGATGGATGTGATAGGTGATGACATCATCAAAGCCTTTCAAGAAAAAGGATTAGAAGCCAAAGTAGAACTTGTACTTTCTCCGGCTTGGACAACCGATTGGATTACTCCAAAAGGAAGACAGGCTTTAGAAAAATACGGAATCGCTTCGCCATTAAATGAAACAGCAGACAAAGAAGCATTATTAGGAAATAAAAAATTAGTAAAATGTCCACAATGTGGTTCATTCAACACAAAATTAGTCAGTCAATTCGGTTCAACAGCCTGTAAAGCATTTTTTCAATGCGAAAACTGTTTAGAACCTTTTGATTATTTTAAATGTTTAAAGTAA
- the paaA gene encoding 1,2-phenylacetyl-CoA epoxidase subunit PaaA — translation MSEHEVKNLEAIFDAKIARDEKIEPKDWMPEKYRQTHIRQISQHAHSEIVGMLPEGNWITRAPSLKRKVALLAKIQDEAGHGLYLYSACETLGISREELYEQLHSGKAKYSSIFNYPSLTWADMGAIGWLVDGAAIINQVPLTTTSFGPYARAMVRVCKEESFHQRQGFQIMMTLANGTPEQKEMAQDALNRWWFPSLMMLGPTDDASVHTEQSMKWKLKRKTNDELRQQFVDQTVPQADMIGLTIPDPTLKFNEETKHYEFGELDWDEFWQVVKGHGPCNKERIAARKNAWENGKWVRDAAMAYAEKQESKVVKQAI, via the coding sequence ATGTCAGAACACGAAGTAAAAAACCTAGAAGCAATCTTTGACGCAAAAATTGCCCGCGACGAAAAAATCGAGCCCAAAGATTGGATGCCCGAAAAATACCGTCAAACACACATTCGTCAAATTTCACAACACGCACACTCCGAAATTGTCGGTATGTTGCCCGAAGGAAATTGGATAACCAGAGCACCTTCGCTTAAAAGAAAAGTAGCTTTATTAGCCAAAATTCAAGACGAAGCCGGACACGGTTTATACTTGTATTCCGCTTGCGAAACACTCGGAATTTCTCGCGAAGAATTATACGAACAACTCCATTCCGGAAAAGCAAAATATTCAAGTATTTTCAATTATCCCAGCTTAACTTGGGCCGATATGGGTGCCATTGGTTGGTTGGTAGATGGTGCGGCAATCATCAATCAAGTGCCATTAACCACAACTTCTTTCGGACCATACGCCCGTGCGATGGTGCGAGTGTGTAAAGAAGAAAGTTTCCATCAACGACAAGGTTTTCAAATTATGATGACGTTGGCAAACGGAACACCGGAACAAAAAGAAATGGCTCAAGATGCACTTAATCGCTGGTGGTTTCCATCGCTAATGATGTTAGGGCCAACCGACGATGCTTCCGTTCACACCGAGCAATCGATGAAATGGAAGTTAAAACGCAAAACGAATGACGAACTACGTCAGCAATTTGTAGATCAAACCGTTCCACAAGCCGATATGATTGGTTTAACCATTCCCGATCCAACCTTAAAATTCAACGAAGAAACCAAACATTACGAATTCGGCGAACTCGATTGGGATGAATTCTGGCAAGTGGTAAAAGGTCACGGACCTTGCAACAAAGAACGAATCGCCGCCCGAAAAAACGCCTGGGAAAACGGAAAATGGGTTCGCGATGCCGCTATGGCTTACGCCGAAAAACAAGAAAGTAAAGTAGTAAAACAAGCAATATAA
- the paaB gene encoding 1,2-phenylacetyl-CoA epoxidase subunit PaaB: MKNWPLWEVFIRSKNGLEHRHCGSLHASDATMALENARDVYTRRMEGVSIWVVPSAQITASNPEDSAELFEPAKDKAYRHPTFYELPDELKHM, encoded by the coding sequence ATGAAAAACTGGCCTCTTTGGGAAGTATTTATACGAAGTAAAAACGGATTAGAGCACCGTCATTGCGGAAGCCTTCACGCAAGTGATGCAACAATGGCACTCGAAAATGCTCGCGATGTGTACACACGCAGAATGGAAGGCGTAAGCATTTGGGTTGTACCCTCAGCACAAATCACCGCTTCCAATCCGGAAGACAGTGCAGAGCTTTTTGAACCCGCAAAAGACAAAGCTTATCGTCATCCAACTTTTTACGAACTTCCCGACGAATTAAAACATATGTAA